CGTCGGCAATATTCCCCTGCTCGATAAACGGCAGGATGGCTCGCGACCAACTCGCTAGGGCTCGTTTTTGCCCGCTTGATTCGGTGACCGTCTCCTGCGTGATCGGCAGTCGCCGATAGGTGTCGTGATAATTGTGCAGTCCCAGTCCGAGCTGTTTCATGTTGTTTCCGCAGGTCATGCGTCGAGCCGCTTCGCGGGCTTGTTGCACCGCCGGCAACAGCAGCGCAATCAAGACGCCGATGATCGCGATCACGACCAGCAGTTCAACCAGCGTAAAACCAAGGCGTTTGGTAGAGCGGACATCCGGGGTCATCGGAGTCTCCAAGAGCGAATTCGGGTGGGAAGTTCAGCCTGCCGAGCCGTGCTCGCTAGATTTGGCTGGCCCGCAGAAGGCGCTGGCTATTCTCTGGCGGAAAGCGGGAGATGGCGCTGAGACTCAGTCTCAGCTGCGTTCACGATAGCCGCTCTGGGCTAGAGAGCAAGGGCGCGTCATACCGAAGCGGCTGATTTTCGCGGGCAATTCACGAATCGGCCGAGTTGGATTTTGAGATAATCCCTTATCCATTCAGAGCGGCAATTTGATTTACGTTAGTAGATATTGGGGACTACGGCCTCGGGCGGACTTGGCTTCCGCGCGTAATCCTCGTTTCGCTCACGCGGCGGCAAGATGACGGTCTCTTTGGGGATTTCGCGATACGGCAGCAGTTCTAAGAGATGGTGGATGCAGTTCAGTCGCGCCCGTTTCTTATCGACCGCTTCGACGATCCACCATGGCGCTTCTTCGATGTTCGTTTCTTCCAGCATTCTTTCTTTGGCGACAGTGTATTGCTCCCAGCGGCGGCGTGATTCTAGATCCATCGGGCTCAGTTTCCACTGCTTCAGCGGATCATGAATTCGGCATTGGAAGCGAAACTGCTGCTCTTCGTCGGTGATCGAGAACCAATACTTAATCACATACATGCCAGAGCGAACCAGCATGCGTTCAAAGTCGGGGACCGAGCGAAAGAACTCTTCGTATTGCTGATCGCTGCAAAAACCCATGACGCGTTCGACGCCGGCGCGGTTGTACCAGCTGCGATCGAACAGCGCGATTTCGCCGCCGGCCGGCAAATGCGGGACGAAGCGTTGAAAGTACCACTGCGACTGTTCACGCTCGTTCGGCGCCGGCAACGCGACGACTCGGCAGACGCGTGGATTGAGCCGCTGGGTGATCCGTTTGATCACGCCCCCCTTCCCCGCCGCATCACGTCCTTCAAACAAGATCGCAACCTTGGCGTTACTAGCGACGACCCAGTCTTGCAGCTTGATCAACTCACGCTGCATGCGCAGCAGTTCGCTAAAGTAAACCTTCCGCGACAGATTGGAATCGGCATTGTAGCCGTCCGGTCGATGCCGATCTTCCAGCGCATCTTCCAGTTCCGCTTCTAGCTCTTCGTCCAGCGAGTCGAGCAACTCGTTTTGAATCCGGTCCAGGTCCGTCGGCATTTCGTCATCGGTCATCGATCTGGCTCTTTTGGACGCAAATTTTGAAGTGTGCAAGGAGAAAATTCGACCGGCATTTCTCTTTGTAGCCCGCTTGGCGGCATTATCGCCAGCCTTACTCGTACCAAGGAGGCTCATACCCGGCTTGCAGTTTGTCCAATTGTTGCTTGGTCAGGTTGGGCGTCAACGGAATAAATCCGGCGTCCAAAACGATTTGCTGCCCCTCCTGCGAGAGAATGAAGCGAAGCAATTCGTCAACCGGCGGCGCCAGTTTTTCACCGCTGGGCTTGTTGGCGTAGATATACAGGAACCGCGACAACGGATATTGGCCGTCATAAACATATTGAAAGCGCTTGGCGAGATCGGAATCGTTTTGGTATTCGGCCGCCGAGTAATTCAGATACTCATCATCTTCATACCGGGCGATGGCGATGGCGCGAACATCTTTGTCGCGATACCCCATCCCCGAAAAGCCGATCGCATTGATCGAACTGCCGACCGCTTTCACCACTTCGGCCGAGTCTTGATGGACTTGCATGTCCGAGCGAAACGGGGCTCCATTCAAAGCCATTTCGCGAAAGAAGTAGCGTGAGCCTGACTGATCGTTCCGACCATGCGTCATGATTTCGTGGTTGGGAAACGGCGGCATGACAAACTTGCCCCACTTCAGCTTTTGCGCCTCGGCCTGAGCGTCAAAGATCGAATCCAACTGGGCCAGCGTTAAACCTCGCACGGGATTCTCGGCGTTGACGTAGACCGCCAACGCGTCGAGCCCAATGCGAATCATCAGCGGATTGTGCCCATGCTTGTTCCGAAATTCGCTGATTTCGGCGGACGTCATCTTGCGGCTCATGAGGCCGAGCTCGCAATCGCCGGCGATCAGCGCCGGGGGCGCCGTTTCCGAACCTGCCGACTCCTGCGCAATCAGAACGCCGGGAGAAAGCTCTTGAAAACGTGCGGCGAGCTTCTCCATCACTTCCCGCAGCGTGTCTGAACCGACGCTCCTAATTTCGCCGGTCAGGTCGGGTTGAGCGACGTACGACGGCAACGCGGCGATCGATGCGGCGTCAGAATCGGTGATGACGACGTTGTTGGCGGGTTCAGGCTCATTGGCGAGCAGTTCGGTTCCCGAGACGGCCTGATGGAAGATCGGCAGCCCAAAGGCCAGTCCTGCGCTGACGGCCAGTCCGGTCATCGCCTTGCCGGCGTCTTTAAAGACGATGCCGCCGGTTTCCTTCATCGGCCGCACTTTCAGCAGCAGCGAGATCGCCGTTTCGCGTCCCGCTAATAGTCCGAGAAACACCCAGGTCGTGCTCATCGGCATGTTGCTGTATTCCTTGAAGATCATCAGGATCATCGCATAGATGAAGTCAATGATCGTCGCCGAGCGGATATCTTGCGTATTGGTTTTTGAGGTCACGATATGTTGAATCGATCCGCCGCGGCGCGCAAATATCACCGCATGCAACACCAGCATCACCAGCGCTGCGAAGACGAAATACATGGGAGTTAATTTGCGCGGCAGATAAACGAAAATGTTCGCCAGATCGTGTACGAGCCACTGGCTCCACAGCAGCGCCGTCGAGATCCATTGCAACGTCACCCAGACCGTAGATGGCGGGTTCTCGGCCGTTGCAATCATCTTCTTCTCGAATGACTTGGTGATGACCAGATAGATGCCGATCGAGACGAAAAACGCGACGATGTAGCCGAGCATCGACTTCGAGAGCATCCCCGTCAGATTACCCGGTGCAAACACCGCCAGCACCAGAAAGGTGGTGCTGACCGGAATGCCATAGCGCGTCAGCAGCAAGATGACCAGCGGTGGAATGATATGCAGCCAGGTCAACCCGCCGGCAGGCTCGGGGAATTTCGCCAGTCGCCCAAAGGAGACGTCGCCATCGTGCGTCAGCCAGCCATAAATAAAGACGAACATCAGCACCGTGCAGGCAAACGCCCACAGCACCCACCAAGGACGCTTGGAGTTGGAGCTGATAAACGTCCCCAGCGTCTGGATCGCGTCATTAGCGACAATCGAATACGCCGCCAACAAAAAGCCCACAATCGCTAAAGTCGAGGCCATGCAACGTCACCTTTTCTCGTGTTGTCAACTCGCCAATATAGGAGCTTGTTTTGTAACACACGGGTAATCGCCTGGGTGTTAAGGAATTGTTAAGAAGTTGCGCAAAAAAATCGGCTGAGCGAAAACCCGCGGCTCATCGGGTTCCGGATGAGCTTGCTGCTGCAGATATTCGCAGCAATCCTTTACCTGACGATTGGGCGACCAGGGGATCCCATGGTAGAAACAGGACACGCGATGAACGCCTTTGATAAAGGCGTGCATCTGCGTCGCCGATCCACACTGACGCAAGAGAGAGAAATCGATGATTGATTGGCTGCTGCTGGCGCAACGACCTATTGAACGACCTTACGTTGGAATTGGGCTCGGGCTCGGCATGATTTGCATTTTCAGCTTCGTCGTGCTGCTCTCGGCCCTCTGGATCTGGGCCTTGGTCGACGCGATCCGCAACCCCCGGCTTTCTGACAACCAGCGAATCATCTGGGTCGTCGTGATCTTGGTCACCCACATTTTAGGAGCGATCATTTATCTAGCGGCAGGCCGACAAGGAGATCGCGGCCGAGAAATGTGATGGATGTAGGGCGCCGACCGTTGACATGCCCCACGGCGCCGGCCCCAGTTCAGCGACACCCCGCGAGGATAGCGACCATGCCGGTTTACGAAGTTGTGTTGAAGGAAAAGTAGAACGGCCGGCGTCAAGTATGCAAATGCTCTTTGGAATTAGCCGAGCGCCGTTAGGCGTCAACGTTGCCCTCTACTCAAAGATCAGCCCGTTATGTTGGAGCCAGCCCGCTTCATGACGTCCGCTCGGGTCGTGATGCGTCCAATGTAGGACGCCCCCTTGGGAGTTCCATTCATACACGCCGTTGAAGGCGACGGTATCCCCGACTTCCAACAAGTTGAGACGAGGCGCAAGATCCATGTTGTGCGCCACCAAGAGCGTTTGTCCCGTGGATAGCGTCAAGATGAACCGTTGGTGACGGCTCCCTTCGGTATCATCGGCCAGCAGCTTGGTCACGACGCCTTCGCCGGTGACTTGGAGCCCGCTTCTCTGTTCGGCGAACGCCGTCCCCAAAACATCCGTCGGGCTGGCCGGCGCCACCGGCGTTTGCATGGTGGAAGTGCCAAGAAGATCGCCAAACAAACCGATTTGACCCAGGCCAAAGCAGATCGCCGCGGCCACGACGACTGCAAGAGTGAGTTTCTTCATGGGGGAAATACTCTTTCCGCTGCAGGGATGGCGAACACGGAACCGCGCTGACGGCTACAAGCTTGTTCCTAAGATGACCAACATCACAACTATAGGCTACAAGTTGACGGCGATTGCGCCTGGGCTCGGATAATCAATTTCCGACGAGAGGGGATCGATTCGATCGAAAGAGAAGACACGGGGGCTTCTGCCAGTGTCTTCATTTGGCAGTCTTCGAATCCCAACTTCGCGGCTCACGAAACGACGGAGCAATCTTGTGGCAACGCTGCTCTAACTGGTACGCCACTTGTCGGATCTGTTCTGGGCTCAGTTTCTGTGCTCGCTTCAGAAAGAGTCCTTCGCAGTTGAACGGGTTGAACACGGTGATTCGCGTCGGTCTCGTAAGATGTTGGACAAACCAGCCCGGTAGCGCGAGCATCGGCACCACGGAAATCGGTAGAGCCGTTGCTGAGGACAATTCCTGCGAGAGCCATTTGGCTTCGCATTCCAATTGTTGCAACGGAATCTCGATGTATCGATCGGGAAACGTGATTCTGTTTTTGACGTAGTCGACATTGGCCGCGGCTTTATCTTTGCCTTTCTTTGGCTTGCTGTGCATCTTCGTATTGATGGAGAAGACGCCGCTTGGACAGACGGCAACATGGTCGATGTTGCCATAGGGAAACTCAATGTCGTGAAAGACGCGGCAGCCGTGGCGCATGAGCTGATTTAGTACTTCGCCGGTGAACATTTCTCCATCGCGACCAAGGATGAAGTTCTTTCGCTCGGTTAAGAGACGCATCAGCTTGCGCGCCGAGTAGATGGTCATGCCCAGGGCAAAAAGTGCGGAAACGACGGTGCGAAAGACTGTTTCTGCTTCTCCGCCGAAGTACGACAAACTTAGATGGACGGTGTACACGATGCCTGGGATCGCCAGTATCCACGCCATTTGCAGGTTAAGCTCGCTGTCTATTTCATCCAGTCGTTTGGTGAGAGAAAAGCCTGGCGGTCGCAGTAAGTCATGATTCAGCGGCGACTCCCGATTGTCACGTTTATGCGATCGACGCCAAAAATGGCCAGTCAGGAAGATGCCGATCGAGCCGAGAATTAGCATCAGCAGGGGAAACGTGACCGTGACCATTTTCCAAAAGAAGAGTTGCATCGCGGGATTCCTGGGAAGTCGCTTTGGTAGCTCATTGGGGCCGGGAAAGACCCTGCTGGTAGTGGGGATGCATAAGAGCTTACTAGGAATCCATCGATGGCGAAATCATGGAGCGATCACAAGCATCTGCTTGTCTGGCGTGCAATTGGCCTTCAGCCAGTCTCCTTTTCCGAACCATTTGCGCTCACCAAAGCCATCTTCAACCCGTTTGATCGTCGTGTTCGTTTTCCCGACGCGCCCAGCAAAGCGATCAACACAGACTCCATCGTCCGCAGCCAGTTGGGTTGGACCTAATCCCAGCCTGATGTTAGGTCGCCACTTTGGGTCGGAAGCAGATCGTGAGGGCGTGTCTTAGTGGGGCGGTGTTGTGCGGCGAAGATTGTCCGTTGACAAAGCGAACGGACTTGGGGTCGATTGTGGGGTGATCGGCCCTCGGATCCCATTCGCGCGCTTTGAAGCGGCGCCATTTTGCAATTCACAAACGATCGATCGCACCCGAAGATGCGGGGGCGCGGACGCTCGATTTACTTCGGACAACGGGGTCCTGTCCAACCTTTTCCAATCAGCGGCTAAACTACGCAACTTAACGCTCAGGCAAGATAGGAAAGGACGCAAAAAAACGAGAGCGGTCCGGTCCAACTAGGAAACCCGGAGGGCAGGCCGCACCTTACGTTGCCCAATGTGACGCGCAGGTAGTCTGGGGGAATTCAGATAAAAAAATTCAGCGGTCCTGTCCAACCTTTGAGCCAAAATCCGAAA
The nucleotide sequence above comes from Blastopirellula sp. J2-11. Encoded proteins:
- the ppk2 gene encoding polyphosphate kinase 2; the protein is MTDDEMPTDLDRIQNELLDSLDEELEAELEDALEDRHRPDGYNADSNLSRKVYFSELLRMQRELIKLQDWVVASNAKVAILFEGRDAAGKGGVIKRITQRLNPRVCRVVALPAPNEREQSQWYFQRFVPHLPAGGEIALFDRSWYNRAGVERVMGFCSDQQYEEFFRSVPDFERMLVRSGMYVIKYWFSITDEEQQFRFQCRIHDPLKQWKLSPMDLESRRRWEQYTVAKERMLEETNIEEAPWWIVEAVDKKRARLNCIHHLLELLPYREIPKETVILPPRERNEDYARKPSPPEAVVPNIY
- a CDS encoding substrate-binding domain-containing protein, translated to MASTLAIVGFLLAAYSIVANDAIQTLGTFISSNSKRPWWVLWAFACTVLMFVFIYGWLTHDGDVSFGRLAKFPEPAGGLTWLHIIPPLVILLLTRYGIPVSTTFLVLAVFAPGNLTGMLSKSMLGYIVAFFVSIGIYLVITKSFEKKMIATAENPPSTVWVTLQWISTALLWSQWLVHDLANIFVYLPRKLTPMYFVFAALVMLVLHAVIFARRGGSIQHIVTSKTNTQDIRSATIIDFIYAMILMIFKEYSNMPMSTTWVFLGLLAGRETAISLLLKVRPMKETGGIVFKDAGKAMTGLAVSAGLAFGLPIFHQAVSGTELLANEPEPANNVVITDSDAASIAALPSYVAQPDLTGEIRSVGSDTLREVMEKLAARFQELSPGVLIAQESAGSETAPPALIAGDCELGLMSRKMTSAEISEFRNKHGHNPLMIRIGLDALAVYVNAENPVRGLTLAQLDSIFDAQAEAQKLKWGKFVMPPFPNHEIMTHGRNDQSGSRYFFREMALNGAPFRSDMQVHQDSAEVVKAVGSSINAIGFSGMGYRDKDVRAIAIARYEDDEYLNYSAAEYQNDSDLAKRFQYVYDGQYPLSRFLYIYANKPSGEKLAPPVDELLRFILSQEGQQIVLDAGFIPLTPNLTKQQLDKLQAGYEPPWYE
- a CDS encoding PLD nuclease N-terminal domain-containing protein, with protein sequence MIDWLLLAQRPIERPYVGIGLGLGMICIFSFVVLLSALWIWALVDAIRNPRLSDNQRIIWVVVILVTHILGAIIYLAAGRQGDRGREM
- a CDS encoding DUF3465 domain-containing protein, producing the protein MKKLTLAVVVAAAICFGLGQIGLFGDLLGTSTMQTPVAPASPTDVLGTAFAEQRSGLQVTGEGVVTKLLADDTEGSRHQRFILTLSTGQTLLVAHNMDLAPRLNLLEVGDTVAFNGVYEWNSQGGVLHWTHHDPSGRHEAGWLQHNGLIFE
- a CDS encoding nuclease-related domain-containing protein, with protein sequence MQLFFWKMVTVTFPLLMLILGSIGIFLTGHFWRRSHKRDNRESPLNHDLLRPPGFSLTKRLDEIDSELNLQMAWILAIPGIVYTVHLSLSYFGGEAETVFRTVVSALFALGMTIYSARKLMRLLTERKNFILGRDGEMFTGEVLNQLMRHGCRVFHDIEFPYGNIDHVAVCPSGVFSINTKMHSKPKKGKDKAAANVDYVKNRITFPDRYIEIPLQQLECEAKWLSQELSSATALPISVVPMLALPGWFVQHLTRPTRITVFNPFNCEGLFLKRAQKLSPEQIRQVAYQLEQRCHKIAPSFREPRSWDSKTAK